The following are encoded in a window of Primulina eburnea isolate SZY01 chromosome 4, ASM2296580v1, whole genome shotgun sequence genomic DNA:
- the LOC140830831 gene encoding uncharacterized protein isoform X1 gives MASGTTGDFNYDYLKSMSTVLWNENSKVYTRRVRKKLPKTSVDIDTANIGTGTSTAASASTEITSTTAASTEVLSPIIAAAASTEEHIRSEVASSPKPINDIAATTATFPRYLGKNILQECVEASVVEDIDSSRGRLQVQSPILEQTPSQTLADRDVDSFQSQQLSEQVKHDELRPSVSENDSSQNVVGQGSCCQSLGQQNQSRLSPLLNDAETQSPKETRLFHIDAEAQSPKETRSSHSENEKLQISENGRQNLRESSALSGENDLPNDSQIKLQNDESSLSVLPPAPSSNLPANTNKLVEPLVITRINDRVLFRLSKATQKDDIKELRSKLEHELDQIRKLVNQLEVKEHELASSNAHVSNGVFNNIDSGVDGSEIGGCYHPKPGNVPNGTAERRALVRINSEMSVMGIQETTPMKLARVSSDVGTAGTLDPKMYSRQLSIAVIENAHDAGEIIDKEKRTPKANQYYRNSEFLLGKDRLPPESNKKSKTNHGRKHGGRSEQAPDFGFGFDKNRNQVFKSCSSILQRLMKHKHGWVFNEPVDAKALGLHDYHVVINHPMDLGTIKTRLSQNWYKSPREFAEDVRLVFRNAMTYNPKGQDVHVMAEELSGIFEEKWAVMETKYNPYLKYHVYQDAGLPTPTSRKFPQPYLEPIAPASVHAFAPTAPMTIDAKIQRSHVGRMPVPKKPKAKDLNKRDMTYEEKQRLSTNLQSLASDKLDAIIQIIKKNNTALSQHDDEIEVDIDSVDQETLWELDRFVSNYKKGLSKKKRKAELALQVRTVSNQSVSRMTTTPTVPEVQVESGTVIDKQDTHAVEGEKHGNDVSRSGSSGSSSSDSGASSSDSDSGHSSADGPDAG, from the exons ATGGCATCTGGCACCACTGGGGATTTCAATTATGATTATTTGAAATCGATGAGTACGGTTTTATGGAATGAAAATAGCAAAGTTTATACACGAAGAGTCCGCAAGAAACTGCCAAAAACTAGCGTCGACATCGATACAGCAAACATCGGAACTGGAACCTCCACAGCTGCCTCTGCCAGCACCGAGATTACCTCAACCACTGCTGCATCCACCGAGGTTTTGTCTCCCATTATTGCCGCAGCTGCCTCCACCGAGGAGCATATCCGCTCTGAGGTTGCCTCGTCTCCGAAGCCCATTAATGACATTGCAGCCACAACAGCCACATTCCCCAGGTATTTGGGTAAAAATATTCTGCAAGAATGTGTGGAAGCATCAGTGGTGGAGGATATTGATTCCTCTCGGGGAAGGCTGCAAGTGCAGTCCCCAATTCTTGAACAGACTCCTTCACAAACACTGGCAGACAGAGATGTTGATTCCTTCCAGTCTCAGCAGCTGTCAGAACAAGTAAAGCATGATGAGCTGAGACCATCAGTGTCTGAGAATGATTCGAGTCAGAATGTTGTGGGGCAAGGCAGTTGCTGTCAAAGTTTGGGGCAGCAGAATCAGAGCAGGTTGTCTCCATTGCTGAATGATGCTGAAACCCAGAGTCCAAAGGAAACTCGCTTGTTTCATATTGATGCTGAAGCCCAGAGTCCAAAGGAAACCCGTTCGTCTCATAGTGAGAATGAGAAACTACAGATAAGCGAGAATGGGCGGCAGAATTTGAGGGAATCATCTGCATTATCTGGTGAGAACGATCTGCCTAACGACAGTCAGATTAAGCTGCAGAATGATGAAAGTTCATTATCAGTGCTACCGCCAGCTCCCTCTAGCAATCTGCCTGCAAACACGAATAAACTGGTGGAGCCGCTGGTGATAACTAGGATAAATGATAGGGTTTTGTTTAGGTTATCAAAAGCAACACAGAAAGATGATATCAAGGAGCTTAGGAGCAAGTTAGAGCACGAGCTTGATCAGATTAGAAAGTTGGTTAATCAGCTTGAAGTCAAAGAGCATGAACTTGCTTCATCTAATGCCCATGTTAGCAATGGTGTTTTCAATAATATAGACTCTGGTGTTGACGGCAGTGAAATTGGTGGATGTTATCATCCTAAACCAGGAAATGTGCCTAATGGTACAGCGGAGAGGAGGGCATTGGTGAGAATTAATTCAGAGATGAGTGTGATGGGGATCCAAGAAACTACGCCTATGAAATTAGCTAGAGTGAGTTCTGATGTGGGTACTGCAGGAACTCTTGACCCAAAGATGTATAGTAGGCAGCTCAGTATTGCTGTAATTGAGAACGCTCATGATGCTGGTGAAATTATTGACAAGGAGAAGAGAACTCCAAAGGCAAATCAGTATTACAGAAATTCGGAGTTCCTGCTAGGGAAGGACAGACTGCCTCCTGAAAGTAACAAGAAATCGAAAACCAATCATGGGAGGAAGCATGGTGGTCGATCAGAACAAGCACCTGATTTCGGTTTTGGGTTTGATAAGAACCGAAATCAAGTGTTTAAAAGCTGTAGCAGTATACTTCAGAGGTTGATGAAGCATAAGCATGGTTGGGTTTTTAACGAGCCAGTGGATGCCAAGGCCCTTGGGCTGCATGATTATCATGTTGTCATTAATCACCCAATGGACTTGGGTACAATTAAAACTAGATTATCGCAAAACTGGTATAAGTCACCTAGAGAATTTGCAGAGGATGTGAGACTTGTGTTTCGCAATGCCATGACTTATAACCCGAAGGGTCAGGATGTTCATGTTATGGCAGAAGAATTGTCAGGTATTTTTGAGGAGAAGTGGGCTGTTATGGAGACAAAGTATAATCCCTATTTGAAATATCATGTGTACCAGGACGCAGGGTTGCCTACTCCCACTTCGAGAAAGTTTCCTCAGCCTTATTTAGAACCAATTGCTCCAGCCTCTGTTCATGCCTTCGCACCTACTGCACCTATGACTATTGATGCAAAAATTCAACGTTCGCATGTTGGCAGGATGCCCGTTCCTAAGAAACCTAAAGCAAAGGATCTGAATAAAAGGGACATGACTTACGAGGAGAAGCAAAGACTTAGCACTAACCTTCAGAGCTTGGCTTCTGATAAGCTTGATGCCATTATTCAAATCATTAAGAAGAATAATACTGCACTTTCTCAACATGATGATGAGATTGAAGTTGACATTGACAGTGTCGATCAAGAAACACTGTGGGAGCTCGATCGATTTGTGAGTAATTACAAAAAGGGCTTGagcaagaagaaaagaaaagctGAACTTGCTCTTCAAGTTAGAACAGTATCTAATCAGTCTGTTTCACGGATG ACCACCACCCCAACTGTACCGGAGGTCCAGGTTGAAAGTGGAACAG TCATTGATAAGCAGGACACACATGCTGTTGAAGGTGAAAAGCATGGTAATGATGTGAGTAGGTCTGGTAGTTCAGGCAGTTCCAGCAGCGATTCTGGAGCGTCTTCCAGTG ATTCTGACAGTGGCCATTCCTCTGCGGATGGACCGGATGCAGGATAA
- the LOC140830831 gene encoding uncharacterized protein isoform X2 — MASGTTGDFNYDYLKSMSTVLWNENSKVYTRRVRKKLPKTSVDIDTANIGTGTSTAASASTEITSTTAASTEVLSPIIAAAASTEEHIRSEVASSPKPINDIAATTATFPRYLGKNILQECVEASVVEDIDSSRGRLQVQSPILEQTPSQTLADRDVDSFQSQQLSEQVKHDELRPSVSENDSSQNVVGQGSCCQSLGQQNQSRLSPLLNDAETQSPKETRLFHIDAEAQSPKETRSSHSENEKLQISENGRQNLRESSALSGENDLPNDSQIKLQNDESSLSVLPPAPSSNLPANTNKLVEPLVITRINDRVLFRLSKATQKDDIKELRSKLEHELDQIRKLVNQLEVKEHELASSNAHVSNGVFNNIDSGVDGSEIGGCYHPKPGNVPNGTAERRALVRINSEMSVMGIQETTPMKLARVSSDVGTAGTLDPKMYSRQLSIAVIENAHDAGEIIDKEKRTPKANQYYRNSEFLLGKDRLPPESNKKSKTNHGRKHGGRSEQAPDFGFGFDKNRNQVFKSCSSILQRLMKHKHGWVFNEPVDAKALGLHDYHVVINHPMDLGTIKTRLSQNWYKSPREFAEDVRLVFRNAMTYNPKGQDVHVMAEELSGIFEEKWAVMETKYNPYLKYHVYQDAGLPTPTSRKFPQPYLEPIAPASVHAFAPTAPMTIDAKIQRSHVGRMPVPKKPKAKDLNKRDMTYEEKQRLSTNLQSLASDKLDAIIQIIKKNNTALSQHDDEIEVDIDSVDQETLWELDRFVSNYKKGLSKKKRKAELALQVRTVSNQSVSRMTTTPTVPEVQVESGTDSDSGHSSADGPDAG, encoded by the exons ATGGCATCTGGCACCACTGGGGATTTCAATTATGATTATTTGAAATCGATGAGTACGGTTTTATGGAATGAAAATAGCAAAGTTTATACACGAAGAGTCCGCAAGAAACTGCCAAAAACTAGCGTCGACATCGATACAGCAAACATCGGAACTGGAACCTCCACAGCTGCCTCTGCCAGCACCGAGATTACCTCAACCACTGCTGCATCCACCGAGGTTTTGTCTCCCATTATTGCCGCAGCTGCCTCCACCGAGGAGCATATCCGCTCTGAGGTTGCCTCGTCTCCGAAGCCCATTAATGACATTGCAGCCACAACAGCCACATTCCCCAGGTATTTGGGTAAAAATATTCTGCAAGAATGTGTGGAAGCATCAGTGGTGGAGGATATTGATTCCTCTCGGGGAAGGCTGCAAGTGCAGTCCCCAATTCTTGAACAGACTCCTTCACAAACACTGGCAGACAGAGATGTTGATTCCTTCCAGTCTCAGCAGCTGTCAGAACAAGTAAAGCATGATGAGCTGAGACCATCAGTGTCTGAGAATGATTCGAGTCAGAATGTTGTGGGGCAAGGCAGTTGCTGTCAAAGTTTGGGGCAGCAGAATCAGAGCAGGTTGTCTCCATTGCTGAATGATGCTGAAACCCAGAGTCCAAAGGAAACTCGCTTGTTTCATATTGATGCTGAAGCCCAGAGTCCAAAGGAAACCCGTTCGTCTCATAGTGAGAATGAGAAACTACAGATAAGCGAGAATGGGCGGCAGAATTTGAGGGAATCATCTGCATTATCTGGTGAGAACGATCTGCCTAACGACAGTCAGATTAAGCTGCAGAATGATGAAAGTTCATTATCAGTGCTACCGCCAGCTCCCTCTAGCAATCTGCCTGCAAACACGAATAAACTGGTGGAGCCGCTGGTGATAACTAGGATAAATGATAGGGTTTTGTTTAGGTTATCAAAAGCAACACAGAAAGATGATATCAAGGAGCTTAGGAGCAAGTTAGAGCACGAGCTTGATCAGATTAGAAAGTTGGTTAATCAGCTTGAAGTCAAAGAGCATGAACTTGCTTCATCTAATGCCCATGTTAGCAATGGTGTTTTCAATAATATAGACTCTGGTGTTGACGGCAGTGAAATTGGTGGATGTTATCATCCTAAACCAGGAAATGTGCCTAATGGTACAGCGGAGAGGAGGGCATTGGTGAGAATTAATTCAGAGATGAGTGTGATGGGGATCCAAGAAACTACGCCTATGAAATTAGCTAGAGTGAGTTCTGATGTGGGTACTGCAGGAACTCTTGACCCAAAGATGTATAGTAGGCAGCTCAGTATTGCTGTAATTGAGAACGCTCATGATGCTGGTGAAATTATTGACAAGGAGAAGAGAACTCCAAAGGCAAATCAGTATTACAGAAATTCGGAGTTCCTGCTAGGGAAGGACAGACTGCCTCCTGAAAGTAACAAGAAATCGAAAACCAATCATGGGAGGAAGCATGGTGGTCGATCAGAACAAGCACCTGATTTCGGTTTTGGGTTTGATAAGAACCGAAATCAAGTGTTTAAAAGCTGTAGCAGTATACTTCAGAGGTTGATGAAGCATAAGCATGGTTGGGTTTTTAACGAGCCAGTGGATGCCAAGGCCCTTGGGCTGCATGATTATCATGTTGTCATTAATCACCCAATGGACTTGGGTACAATTAAAACTAGATTATCGCAAAACTGGTATAAGTCACCTAGAGAATTTGCAGAGGATGTGAGACTTGTGTTTCGCAATGCCATGACTTATAACCCGAAGGGTCAGGATGTTCATGTTATGGCAGAAGAATTGTCAGGTATTTTTGAGGAGAAGTGGGCTGTTATGGAGACAAAGTATAATCCCTATTTGAAATATCATGTGTACCAGGACGCAGGGTTGCCTACTCCCACTTCGAGAAAGTTTCCTCAGCCTTATTTAGAACCAATTGCTCCAGCCTCTGTTCATGCCTTCGCACCTACTGCACCTATGACTATTGATGCAAAAATTCAACGTTCGCATGTTGGCAGGATGCCCGTTCCTAAGAAACCTAAAGCAAAGGATCTGAATAAAAGGGACATGACTTACGAGGAGAAGCAAAGACTTAGCACTAACCTTCAGAGCTTGGCTTCTGATAAGCTTGATGCCATTATTCAAATCATTAAGAAGAATAATACTGCACTTTCTCAACATGATGATGAGATTGAAGTTGACATTGACAGTGTCGATCAAGAAACACTGTGGGAGCTCGATCGATTTGTGAGTAATTACAAAAAGGGCTTGagcaagaagaaaagaaaagctGAACTTGCTCTTCAAGTTAGAACAGTATCTAATCAGTCTGTTTCACGGATG ACCACCACCCCAACTGTACCGGAGGTCCAGGTTGAAAGTGGAACAG ATTCTGACAGTGGCCATTCCTCTGCGGATGGACCGGATGCAGGATAA